From the genome of Frateuria soli:
CCTGTGGTGGTTCTGCGGTCATTACGTGGCGGACCGGCAAACGGATGCATCGAAGGCGTCGCTTCGCCGCATGCATCCGGCCGCCGGGTTCGCGCGTACGTGACTTGAGACCGCAACCGCGGCAGGAATTGCCCTACGATGAAACTCCAACCCACCGGCGGAACACCTTCGCCTTTCGAGGCGATACGCATCGTGTCGACTTCCAAGCTGCCAGCGAACGACGGACACGACTGGTCGGCCGAGATGGTCGCCGTCGCGCAGCGGCGGGACCGCGCGAGCTTCATGCGCATCTACGACCACTTCATGCCGCGCGTGTGCCTCTACCTGAAGGGCATGGGCTCGACCGCGGCGATCGCCGAAGAACTGGCGCAGGAAGCCCTGCTCAGGCTGTGGCAGCGGGCCGCGTCCTACGATCCGGCGCTCAGCCGCGTATCCACCTGGCTGTTCCGCATCGCCCGCAACCTGCACATCGACCGGGTGCGCAAGGAGACCGGCTGGATGCTGGTGCAGCATGCGCTCGAAGCCGAAGAGGCCGACCACGACGGACGCACCGGTTCGTCCGCCGAGGCGTATGCCGAGCACACCAGGCTGAAGGCCTGCATCGACCGGCTTCCCGCCACCCAGGCCCGACTCGTCCGCATGTCCTACTTCGAAGCCAAGTCCCACCACGAGATCGCCGAGGAGCTCGGCATGCCGCTGGGTACCGTCAAGTCCAGCCTGCGCCGGGCCTTCCTGAAGCTGCAGGCCGATGTGCGAGGTGCCGCATGAAGCCTGCGCATCACCTGGATCCCGCCACCGTCGTGGCCTTTGCCGCCGGCGCGCTGTCGGAGGCGATGGCGGTGGTGGCCGCGACCCACCTGGCCGGCTGCAGCCACTGCCATGAGCAGGTGCGCGACGCCGAGCGGATCGGTGGCGTGCTGGTGGAACAACAGCAGCCGGACGGGGCCGGCGCGGCGCGCCGCGAGAAGCTGCGCGCGGCGATGCTCGAGCGGCTGGACGAGACGCCGGTGGAGGCTCCCGGGCTCGCGCCGGCGCTGCCCGCCGCGCCGGACCCGGACCGCCTGCCGGCACCGCTGCATCCGTACTTCGGGACTTCCTTCGGCGCGCTCAAGTGGCGCTGGATGGCGCCGGGCGTGCACTGCATCCGCAGCGCGGGCACCGGCGGCGGCCAGCTCTTCATGCTCAGGATCACGCCGGGCAGGAGCATGCCGCTGCACAGCCATGGCCGCGGCGAGCTGACCCAGGTCCTGCGTGGCGCCTATGACGATGTGCTGGGGCATTTCGGTCCGGGCGACGTGGCCGACCTGGACAGCGAGGTGATGCACCAGCCGGTGACCGCCGCCGGCGTGCCATGCATCTGCGTCGCGGCCCTGGATGCGCCGCTGCGGTTCCCCGGCTGGCTCGCGCGCAGGCTGCAGCCGCTGGTCGGGTTGTGAGCGGGGGTCGGTTGCGGCGTGGCGTCGTGCCGCAATCTCAGTGCCGGGCGATCCTCTGCCAGGCGGCAAGTGCCTGTTCCCTGGAAGCCGCCAGGTCGACCATCGGCGGCGGATAGCCGCGGGCCGCCAGCGCGGCCGGGTCACGCCATGGCTCGTGCAGCAGGTGGGCGGGCAGGTCGGCCAGTTCCGGCAGCCAGTGTTTGAGATAGGTCGCCTGCGGGTCGAACCTGGCCGCCTGCGTGCAGGGATTGAACACGCGGAAGAACGGAGCCGCGTCGGCGCCGCAACCGGCGGTCCACTGCCAGCCGAGCGTGTTGTTGGCCAGGTCCGCGTCCACCAGCGTGTCCCAGAACCAGCGCGCGCCATGCTGCCAGTGCTGGCGCAGGTTCTTGGTGAGGAAGCTGGCCACGACCATGCGCACCCGGTTGTGCATCCAGCCCGTGTGCCACAGTTCGCGCATGCCGGCATCGACCAGCGGCACGCCGGTGCGGCCTTGCTGCCAGCGCGCGAGGGCAGCCGGGTCCTCGGCCCAGTCGAAGCGGTCGAAGCGCGAGTCGAACGGGGCCTCGGGCGTATGCGGGAAGTGGTAGAGCAGGTGGTGAGCGAATTCGCGCCAGCCGAGCTCGCGCAGGTACGGTTCCAGGTCCGGCGTGCGTTGGCCCGCGGCGGCCCCGGTGGCGCGCCGGAGCAGGATGTCGTGGATCTGCCGCGGCGTGATCTCGCCCAAGTGCAGGTGTGGCGAAAGCCGCGAGGTGCCGTGGCGGGCGGGCAGGTCGCGGCCGTGCGCGTAGTCGCAGAGCGCGTCGTCCGCGAACAGCTCCAGTTGCTCCAGCGCACCGGCGGCGCCAGGGCGCCACGCTTCCGCCAGCCCGGCGGCCCAGGGGCGGGTCGGCAGCAGGCCCAATGCCTCCAGCGGCAGGCTGCCGGGAAGTGAGGCCCACGCCCGCGGGCGGGCCGTGGCCAGCGGCGATACCGGCGCCAGTTGCGCGCGCAGCTTGCGCCAGAACGGAGTGAACACCCGGTAGGGCAGGTCCTGGGCCGTGGCCAGTTGCCAGGGCTCGTACCAAAGGTTGCCCGCGTGGCTTTCCACCGCCAGGCCTTCGGCGCGCAATGCGGCCTTCACCCGGCTGTCCTGCACGATCGCCGCCGGTTCGTAGCGCCGGCTCCAGTAGACCGTGTCCGCACCACACGCGGCCGCCAGCCGGCGCAGCGCGTCGAAGCTGTCGCCCCGCGCCAGATGCAGCTGCCCGCCCTGTGCCGCAATCTCGCCCTGCAAGGCTGCGAGACTGTGGTGCAGCCACCAGCGGCTGGCCGCGCCGGGACGCCATCGCTTGTCCTCCGCCGGGGCGTGCACGTAGACCGGCAGCACGCTCGCGTGTGCCGCGCAGGCGGCGGCCAGCGCCGGGTGGTCGGCCAGGCGCAGGTCCCGCCGAAACACGACCAGGGCAGTACTCATGCAGGCAATTCCGAAACCGTAGTCCGTGTTCTACGCCCATGGGAGGCGTTCGGATTCCCGCGCGACCCGATAAGCGGCCCATGCGGGGATGGTCCGCCGGTCCGGCGCGGGGGCTCGCGCCTCGCATTGGCTATACTCCCTCGATGAGCGTCGCGCCGTTGCTTGTGCCCCATCCCGGACCCGCACGGTCCCCCGCGGACCGGAAACCCGCCGCCGTTGCCGAAGCCGGGCGGCATCGACCTGCCTGTGTCCGGAGCCGGGGCGCATGAGCATGCAGCAGGGGACCCTGTTCGTCGTTGCGGCACCCTCCGGGGCCGGCAAGTCCACGCTGGTTAACGCGCTGCTCGAGCGTGAGCCGTCGATCTCATTGTCGATCTCGCACACCACGCGTCCGCCGCGGGTAGGCGAGGAGTACGGACGGCACTACTTCTTCGTCGAGCGGGAGGAGTTCGAGCAGCAGATCGCCGCCGGCACCTTCCTCGAGCACGCCGAGGTGCACGGCAACTTCTACGGCACCTCGCTGGCGACGGTGCAGGGATTGCTCGACCAGGGCCGCGACGTGCTGCTGGAGATCGACTGGCAGGGCGCGGCGCAGATCCGCCGCACCAAGCCCGACTGCGTGAGCGTGTTCATCCTGCCGCCCTCGCGCGCCGAGCTGGAGCGGCGGCTGCGCGGGCGTGGCTCGGACGCGCCGGAGGTGATCGAGCGGCGGCTGCACAATTCGCGGGAGGAGATCGCTCACGCGCACGAATTCGACTACATCGTGGTCAATGACGGCTTCGATGACGCGCTGGGCGACCTGCAGGCGATCGTGCGGGCGGTGCGGCACCGCGGACCGCTGCAGTGGAAGCGGCACGAGGCGCTGATCGCCGAGCTGCTTGCCTGATCGGCTCCTTTCCCCGGGCGGGGCGCTTGGCCTGCCTTCACCGCTCGGCTACCTTTATCCGCTTATGACCGCCCCCGCCGCTCCCTCCGAACCGCTGGTGCGCATCCGTGGACTGACCACGGTGCTCAACGGCAAGACCATCTTCGACGCGCTGGATCTGGATATCCCGCGCGGCAAGGTGACGGCCATCATGGGCCCCAGCGGCACCGGCAAGACCACCCTGCTCAAGCACATTACCGGGCAGATGCGCGGCGACGCGGGAGAGGTGCGGGTCGATGGCCGGAACGTGCCGGAGCTTTCGCGCGAGAAGCTCTTCGAGCTGCGCGAGAAGATCGGCTACCTGTTCCAGAACTCGGCGCTGCTGACCGACTACGACGTCTTCGAGAACATCGCCTTCCCGCTGCGCCAGCACACCAGGCTGCCGGAAGTGCTGATCCGCAACATCGTGCTGACCAAGCTCCAGGCGGTGGGCCTGCGCGGTGCGGCCGCGCTGATGCCGGCCGAGCTCTCCGGCGGCATGGCGCGGCGCGTGGCGCTGGCGCGGGCGATCGTGTTCGATCCCATGCTGATCCTCTACGACGAGCCGTTCGTAGGGCTGGATCCGATCGCGCTCAGCCAGGTGCTCAAGCTGATCCGCACGCTCAACGAGACGCTCGGCATCACCAGCGTGGTGGTGGCGCACGAGCTCGACGCGATCAAGCACGTGGCCGAGCGGGTCTGCCTGATCGCCAACGGCAAGGTGGTGGCGCAGGGCGATCCGAAAACCATCGCCGACGACGGCTCGCCATGGACGCGCCAGTTCTTCGGTGGAGAAATCGACGGCCCGGTACCGTTCCAGTACCCCGCCACCGACTACGCACAGGCGCTCGGCCTGGCCGGAGAGCGGGCATGAGCGCCCAGCCACGCCGCAACGTGATCACCAACGCGCTGGCGCAGATCGGCGAAGCCGGCCTGTTCCTGCTGACCCTGCTGGCGGCAGTGCCGCGCAGCATGCGCTACGGTCGCGAGACGGTGCGCCAGCTCTGGTTCGTCGGCGCGATGAGCCTGACCATCATCACCGTCTGCGGCCTGTTCGTAGGCATGGTGCTGGGGCTGCAGCTGTATTACGTGCTGTCGATCTTCGGCGGCACCGCGGCCAGCGGCACGGTGGTCGCGATCGCGATCTACCGCGAGCTCGGTCCGGTCGTGACCGCGCTCCTGTTCGCCGGCCGGGCCGGCACGTCGATCACCGCCGAGATCGGCCTGATGCGCGCCACCGACCAGCTCGCCGCCATGGAAATGATGGCGGTCGACCCGATCGCCTACGTGGCGGTGCCCCGTTTTCTCGGCGGCCTGATCGCCATGCCGCTGCTGTGTGCGGTGTTCTGCGCGCTGGGCATCTACGGCGGCCACCTGGTCGGGGTGACCTGGCTGGGCATCGACAACGGCACGTTCTGGTCGAACATGACCGCCACCGTCGACCTCCAGAAGGACGTCATCAACGGCATCCTGATCAAGAGCCTGGTGTTCGGCGCAGTGGTGTCGCTGATCGCCGTCTTCCAGGGCTATACCACGCCGCCGACCAGCGAGGGGGTGGCCTATGCCACCACCCGCACCGTGGTCGCCTCGTCCATCGCGATCCTCGCGCTGGACTTCGTGCTGACCGCATTCCTGATGTGACTGCCTGATGTTTTTCCTTGAGGACTGAGCCGTGAGCCAGAGAAACTCCTATGCCGTGGGTACCGGCCTGTTCATCGTGCTCGGTTTCGCCGCCCTGGCTTATCTCGCGACGCAGACCACCTCGGTGGCCAACACGCACCAGGGCCCGAGCTACAGCGTGCAGGCCCGCTTCGCCAACATCGGCCAGCTCAAGGAGCGCGCGCCGGTGAAGATCGCCGGCGTGCGCGTGGGCCAGGTCAGCTCGATCGTGCTCGATCCCAAGCAGGAGGTGGCCGACGTGACGCTGTCGATCGACCGGGACTACAACCACATTCCGGACGATTCGGTCGCGACGATCTTCACCAGCGGCCTGCTGGGCGACCAGTACGTGGGCATCCAGTACGGCAGCTCGAAGAAGGACCTTGCCGAAGGCGGCACGCTGGCGCGCACCAAGCCGGCGCAGCAACTGGAGGAGATGCTGGGCAAGTTCTTCGGCGCCGGCGGCGTGGCCGACAACCTGGGCGGCAGCTATACGGTGAAGGCACGCTTCGGCAACGTCGGCGCGCTCTCGGTCGGCGCCCCGGTGAAAATGGCCGGCGTGGCCATCGGCAGCGTGTCCGCCGTGCACGCCGACCCGGTCAAGCTGGACGCCGAGGTGGAGCTGTCGATCGACAGGAAATTCGACCAGATTCCGGACGATTCTGCCGCTGCGGTGTTCACCAGCGGTTTGATCGGTACCCAGTACGTTGCGATCCAGCCCGGCGGCTCGCCGGAATTCCTCAAGAACGGCGACGAGATGGTGCTGACGCAGTCGGCCATGCAACTGGAAGACCTGATCGGCAAGTTCCTGGTCAACGGCTCGCCCGCCGAGAAGAAAGACGCCCCCGCCGGCAAGCAATGAGCCGGTTCCCCACAAGGAGTTTTCCCATGTTGCGCACTCTGGCTTTCGCCATGGCCATCGCGTTCGGAACCGTGGCCGCCTCCCCGGTGCTGGCCCAGGACGCGGCCACCCCGGCGCCGGCATCCCGGCAGGCCCCGGAGCAGGTGGTCCAGGAGATCGCCCACCAGCTGGACAGCACCATCGCCGGCCACCGCGATGAACTGAAGAACGACAAGGAAAAGTTGATCTCGGTGATCGACGACGTTTTCCTGCCGCACTTCGACATCGACTACGCCTCGATCCTGGTGCTCGGCCGCCACGCCCGCGAGGCCACGCCCGAGCAGCGCCAGCGCTTCGCCAAGGCGTTCTACAACTCCATCACCCACCGCTATGCCGAAGGCCTGCTCAACTACACCAAGGGCGCGGTGCAGGTACTGCCCTTCAATGGCGACCTCAACGACAAGCGCACCGTGGTGCGCACCCAGGTGGTGCTGGACGACGGCAAGAAGCTTTCGGTCGACTACGCCTTCCGCAAGAGCAAGGACGGCGACTGGAAGGCCTACGACGTGATCATCGAGGGCATCTCCTACGTCACCAACTACCGCAACCAGGTCGATGCGGAGATCCGCAAGGTCGGCATCGAGAAACTGATCGCCAACCTGGAGAACCAGGGCGAGAAGGCGCTCGAATCCATGGACAAGGACAGCAAGGCCCCGTGAGTACGGCCACCTTCGAACTCGACCGCGGAACGCCGGGCACGCTCGGCGTCCGCGGCGTGCTGAGCTTCGACACGGCCGCCGCCGCGCTGGAGGCGATCGGCGCGGCGCTGGCGGGCGGGTCGGTAGCCCGGCTGGACCTTGCCGGCGTCCAGCGCAGCGACAGCGCCGGTCTGGCCTGCGTGCTGGCGGTGCAGGCCGAGGCGCGGCGCCTCGGCCACCCGCTGGTGGTCGAGAACATGCCCGCAGGCATGCACGCGCTGGCGCAGGTATGCGAGGTGGACGCGCTGGTCGGCTGATGCCGGGCGATGTACCGGCAAGAAAAAAGGGCCGCGAGGCCCCTTTTTCGTGGGCAGGGGCTTCAGGCCACCTTGCCGGCGGCGACCGAAGCAGTCCCTGCTACTGCTTCTGGTCGTCGTTCGGGTGCCTGTTTTCCCACCGGTGCTGCTCGTCCAGCAACTGCTCCGGATCGAAGTCGTCGTCGTTCAGGCCCTGCATCTGCTGGATGATCTCGGCCGGCGGGTTGCCGTCGTAGATCTGGTACAGGCGCCGCTGCCGGTAGGCGTCGCGCATGAACACGTACGGGTCGTAAGCCGACTCCAGGAAGCTCTCCGCATCGATGCCGCGGGAGCGCAGCGTCACCAGGTACATCATCTGCGGCAGATACTGCTGGCCGTACTTGTAGTCGTGGGTACGCGCGTAGATCGACAGCGGGTCGAAGAAGTAGCTGTCCACCGGCATGCGCCAGACGTCGCGCACGGTGGTCGGACCGATCAGCGGCAGCACCAGGTAATCGCCATCGGGCACGCCCCAGCGCGCCAGGGTCACGCCGAAGTCGTTGTCTTCCAGCGGGATCCCCAGCTGGCTGGCCGGGTCGAAGAAACCGCCCAGGCCCAGCGTGAGGTTGACCAGGAAACGCCCGGTACTCTGCAACGCCTGCTTCGGGCGCGCCTGCAAGAGATCGTTGGCGACCGTGATCGGCATCCGGATGTTGGTGAAGAAGTCGCTGACCGAGCGACGTACCGGCGGATTGGTGACCTTGCGGTAGCCCACCGCCACCGGCCGGATCACCGCCTTGTCCACCGCGTCGTTGAACGCATAGACCTTGCGGTTGAACTTCTCCAGCGGGTCGTCCGTGCGCGGCTTGGCAATGGTGCAGCCGGCCAGCAAGGCCAAGGCCACCAGCGGCAGCAGACGGCTGGGTGAAAGACGGGGCAGGGAGAGCATCGGTCGAAGAGATCCGCTACGGGTACTGCAAAAGTGTACCGCCTGGTTCTATATTTTTGCAGTCAGGCGGATCGGCGCCGGCTGGCCGGCGATCGAACCGCGCATGATACGCGCATGGCGCATTGCCAGCCAAGCCGGCGCTCCATTACACTCGCACGTCTCTAAGTTGCCTTTGTGCTTGAGGATTTCGCATGGCCCGCATTACCGTGGAAGATTGCCTCGAGGTGGTGGACAACCGCTTCGAGCTGGTGCTGATGGCGACCAAGCGCGCCCGCCAGCTGGAGAAGGGCGCCGAGCCGGCCGTCCATCCGGACAACGACAAGCCGACCGTGCTGGCCCTGCGCGAGATTGCCGACCGCCGCATCGACCAGGCCACCATCGACGAGATCGACCGTGCCGAGCGCGAGCGCGCCGAGCGCGAGGCGCTGGAATGGGCGGCCGCCGAGGTCGACGACGACCTGTCCAAGGGCGGCGACGACTGATGCGCGCCGGCGGCTGCCGAATGCGCAGTCGCCTTGCCGGCATGGCCGGCCTGCTTGCCGTGCCTGGCCGACATCCGCACGGAAGCATTATCTGAACGGGGAGCGCGAACCGATGACGGCGACCACGCCCTCCGTTCCCGTGGACCCGTCCGTGTTGCCCCCCTACGTGCTGGCGCTCAAGGAGCGCGCGGCCTACCTGCCGGAAGCCCAGGTGGCGCGCGTGCTGCGCGCCTACGAGGTCGGCGCGCACGCGCACCGCGGCCAGGCGCGCAAGAGCGGCGAGCCGTACATCACCCATCCGGTCGCCGTCGCCGGCATCCTGGCCGAACTGGGGCTGGACGCCGAGACCATCATTTCGGCGATCCTGCACGACACGCTGGAGGACACCGAGCTCAGCCGCGAGGACATCACCACCGAGTTCGGCGACGCCGTGGCGGACCTGGTCGATGGCGTCACCAAGCTGGACAAGATGCGCTTCTCCAACCGGCAGGAGGCCGACGCGGAGAGCTTCCGCAAGATGTTGCTGGCGATGGCGCGCGACATCCGCGTGATCCTGATCAAGCTTGCCGACCGCCTGCACAACATGCGCACGCTCGGGGCCAAGGACGCCGCCTCGCGCCGGCGCATCGCGCGCGAGACGCTGGAGATCTACGCACCGATCGCCCAGCGCCTGGGCATGAACAAGTTCAAGGCCGAGCTGCAGGACCTGGGTTTCCGCGCGCTCTACCCGGACCGCTACCGCGTCATCAGCGAGCGCATCCGCGCGGCTCTGGGCAACCGTCGCGAGGTGATCAGCAAGATCGAGCACGCACTGGCCACCCGGCTGGCCGCCGAGCACTTGCCGGCCAAGGTGGTCGGGCGGATCAAGTCGCCGTGGAGCATCTATTCGAAGATGCGCAACGAGCACAAGAGCTTTGCCCAGCTGATGGACGTGTACGGCTTTCGCGTGGTGGTCGACACCGCGATGAGCTGCTACATGGCGCTGGGGGCGGTCCACTCGCTCTACAGCCCGGTCGACCGGCGCTTCAAGGATTTCATCGCGATTCCCAAGGCCAACGGCTACCAGTCGCTGCACACCGTGCTGCTGGGGCCGTTCGGCGCACCGATCGAGGTGCAGATCCGCACCGCCGAAATGGACTCGGTCGCCGAACGCGGCGTCGCCGCGCACTGGGCCTACAAGACCGACTCCGGTCCGGCCAACAGCGCGCAGGCACGTGCGCGCGAGTGGTTGTCCGCACTGGCCGACAGCCAGGCGCACACGCCCTCCTCGGCCGAGTTCATCGAGAACGTCAAGATCGACCTGTTCCCGGACGAGGTCTACCTGTTCACGCCGCGCGGCGACATCCTGGCGCTGCCGCGCAATTCCACCGCGCTCGACTTCGCCTATGCCGTGCACACGGACGTCGGCGACCACGCGGTGGCCGCGCGGGTGGACAAGAAGCTGCTGCCGCTGCGCACGCGGCTGGAATCGGGCCAGCTGGTCGAGATCATCACCGCGCCCTCGGCGGTGCCCAATCCGGCCTGGCTCGAGTTCGTCGTGACCGGCAAGGCACGCACCGCGATCCGCCAGTACCTCAAGCACCTGCAGCACGAGGACGCGGTCGACTTCGGCCACCGCATGCTCGATCGCGCGCTCGACGCGCTGGGCACCAACATCGACGCGATCCCGGTCAAGGTGCTCGAGCGCTTCCTGGAGGAGGCCAAGCTGCGCCGGCTGGAAGAACTGCTGGCCGACATCGCGCTGGGCAACCGCATGCCCGACCATGTGGCCCACCACCTGGTCGCGCTGCGTGGTGGCGGCCGTCCACACGAGGCGCCGCACACGCACGAGAACATCCGCATCACCGGCGCGGAGCGCGGCGTGCTGAGCTTCGGCAATTGCTGCCACCCGCTGCCCGGCGACGAGATCATCGGCTATCTCTCTTCAGGCAAGGGCATCGTGGTGCACCGCGTGGAATGCCCCAACGTGGCCGAGTTCCGCAAGTCGCCCGAGCGCTGCGTCGGCATCGAGTGGGATCGCGACGTGCAGGGCGACTACCGTGCCGAACTCCGCATCGAAGTCATCAATCGCCCGGGTGTGCTGGCCACCGTGGCCGCTGCCATCGCGGCGGCGGATTCGAACATCGAGAACGTCGAGTACGTCGAGCGCGATGCCGCCGCGGCCACGCTGCTGTTCGCGATGGAAGTGAAGAACCGCAAGCATCTTGCCGACGTCATCCGCCGCGTGCGCCGCACCGGCGTGGTAAGCGGCGCCTACCGCTACCCGCTCTGACATGGCTGGCAGCGCTTTGAGCGTCATCGACCTGCAGGCCGGTGTGCTCGAGGGTTGCCACGACGCCGATGCCGTGGTCGCGCGCTGCCGCGTGCTGGCGGAACACGCACGCGCCGAGGCACCGGTCCTGTGGGTGCAGCATGAAGAGGAAGACATGCCGCGCGGCAGCCCGTCGTGGCAGCGGGTCGGCGGACTCGGATCAACGCCCGGCGAGCCGTGCGTGCCCAAGACCTTCCGCGACGCCTTTGCCGATATGCCGCTGCGCTCCCTGCTTCAGCAGGCGCGTGTGCAGCGGCTGCTGATCGCCGATGCGCAGGGCGGCTACTGCATCCGCACCACCGCGCAGCGGTCGAGGGGCTACGCGGTGACGCTGGTCAGCGATGCGCACATCACCACGGCCAGTGTGTTTGGCGGCGTGGCATCCAGCGGCGAGCAGATCGTGGCGCACGCCGACCGCTACTTCCCCGGCCTGCGCTACCCCGGCGAGGACGATCTTGCCGCGCACGATGCCGTGACGTTCTGAAGGGGGCGCCGCCGGCCCGGTTTACACTGGCGGGCCTTACCCCGCCAAGAGGCTCGCCATGACCCGCAGCATCATCCACTCCGAACAGGCGCCGGCCGCGATCGGCCCTTACTCGCAGGCCGTGCGCCACGGCAACACCGTCTACTTCTCCGGGCAGACCCCGCTGGACCCGGCCACCGGCACGCTGGTCGAGGGCGACATCAGCACACAGACGCGCCGCGTGTTCGACAACCTGGCGGCGGTGGCCAAGGCGGCCGGTGGCTCGTTCGCGCAGTTCGTCCGCGTGGGCATCTACGTCACCGACCTGGCCAACTTCGCGGCCGTCAACGCCGTGATGGCCGAGTACTTCCAGCAGCCGTACCCGGCTCGTTCCACCATCGAGGTGTCGGCGCTGCCCAAGGGCGCGCAGGTGGAAATCGACGCGATCATGGTGCTGGACTGAAGCCACCCGTGCCGCCGCGCCGTGGCCTGACCGCCCGGCGCGGCAAGTGCCCACATCCGCCTGCTGCATCCGGCCGGGGCGCTGGGCTAGGCTAGCGATTCATGCCTCTCCGCA
Proteins encoded in this window:
- the mlaD gene encoding outer membrane lipid asymmetry maintenance protein MlaD; protein product: MSQRNSYAVGTGLFIVLGFAALAYLATQTTSVANTHQGPSYSVQARFANIGQLKERAPVKIAGVRVGQVSSIVLDPKQEVADVTLSIDRDYNHIPDDSVATIFTSGLLGDQYVGIQYGSSKKDLAEGGTLARTKPAQQLEEMLGKFFGAGGVADNLGGSYTVKARFGNVGALSVGAPVKMAGVAIGSVSAVHADPVKLDAEVELSIDRKFDQIPDDSAAAVFTSGLIGTQYVAIQPGGSPEFLKNGDEMVLTQSAMQLEDLIGKFLVNGSPAEKKDAPAGKQ
- a CDS encoding ABC transporter ATP-binding protein encodes the protein MTAPAAPSEPLVRIRGLTTVLNGKTIFDALDLDIPRGKVTAIMGPSGTGKTTLLKHITGQMRGDAGEVRVDGRNVPELSREKLFELREKIGYLFQNSALLTDYDVFENIAFPLRQHTRLPEVLIRNIVLTKLQAVGLRGAAALMPAELSGGMARRVALARAIVFDPMLILYDEPFVGLDPIALSQVLKLIRTLNETLGITSVVVAHELDAIKHVAERVCLIANGKVVAQGDPKTIADDGSPWTRQFFGGEIDGPVPFQYPATDYAQALGLAGERA
- the rpoZ gene encoding DNA-directed RNA polymerase subunit omega, giving the protein MARITVEDCLEVVDNRFELVLMATKRARQLEKGAEPAVHPDNDKPTVLALREIADRRIDQATIDEIDRAERERAEREALEWAAAEVDDDLSKGGDD
- the mlaE gene encoding lipid asymmetry maintenance ABC transporter permease subunit MlaE produces the protein MSAQPRRNVITNALAQIGEAGLFLLTLLAAVPRSMRYGRETVRQLWFVGAMSLTIITVCGLFVGMVLGLQLYYVLSIFGGTAASGTVVAIAIYRELGPVVTALLFAGRAGTSITAEIGLMRATDQLAAMEMMAVDPIAYVAVPRFLGGLIAMPLLCAVFCALGIYGGHLVGVTWLGIDNGTFWSNMTATVDLQKDVINGILIKSLVFGAVVSLIAVFQGYTTPPTSEGVAYATTRTVVASSIAILALDFVLTAFLM
- a CDS encoding STAS domain-containing protein: MSTATFELDRGTPGTLGVRGVLSFDTAAAALEAIGAALAGGSVARLDLAGVQRSDSAGLACVLAVQAEARRLGHPLVVENMPAGMHALAQVCEVDALVG
- a CDS encoding sigma-70 family RNA polymerase sigma factor gives rise to the protein MKLQPTGGTPSPFEAIRIVSTSKLPANDGHDWSAEMVAVAQRRDRASFMRIYDHFMPRVCLYLKGMGSTAAIAEELAQEALLRLWQRAASYDPALSRVSTWLFRIARNLHIDRVRKETGWMLVQHALEAEEADHDGRTGSSAEAYAEHTRLKACIDRLPATQARLVRMSYFEAKSHHEIAEELGMPLGTVKSSLRRAFLKLQADVRGAA
- a CDS encoding MlaC/ttg2D family ABC transporter substrate-binding protein produces the protein MLRTLAFAMAIAFGTVAASPVLAQDAATPAPASRQAPEQVVQEIAHQLDSTIAGHRDELKNDKEKLISVIDDVFLPHFDIDYASILVLGRHAREATPEQRQRFAKAFYNSITHRYAEGLLNYTKGAVQVLPFNGDLNDKRTVVRTQVVLDDGKKLSVDYAFRKSKDGDWKAYDVIIEGISYVTNYRNQVDAEIRKVGIEKLIANLENQGEKALESMDKDSKAP
- a CDS encoding cryptochrome/photolyase family protein; the protein is MSTALVVFRRDLRLADHPALAAACAAHASVLPVYVHAPAEDKRWRPGAASRWWLHHSLAALQGEIAAQGGQLHLARGDSFDALRRLAAACGADTVYWSRRYEPAAIVQDSRVKAALRAEGLAVESHAGNLWYEPWQLATAQDLPYRVFTPFWRKLRAQLAPVSPLATARPRAWASLPGSLPLEALGLLPTRPWAAGLAEAWRPGAAGALEQLELFADDALCDYAHGRDLPARHGTSRLSPHLHLGEITPRQIHDILLRRATGAAAGQRTPDLEPYLRELGWREFAHHLLYHFPHTPEAPFDSRFDRFDWAEDPAALARWQQGRTGVPLVDAGMRELWHTGWMHNRVRMVVASFLTKNLRQHWQHGARWFWDTLVDADLANNTLGWQWTAGCGADAAPFFRVFNPCTQAARFDPQATYLKHWLPELADLPAHLLHEPWRDPAALAARGYPPPMVDLAASREQALAAWQRIARH
- the gmk gene encoding guanylate kinase, with protein sequence MSMQQGTLFVVAAPSGAGKSTLVNALLEREPSISLSISHTTRPPRVGEEYGRHYFFVEREEFEQQIAAGTFLEHAEVHGNFYGTSLATVQGLLDQGRDVLLEIDWQGAAQIRRTKPDCVSVFILPPSRAELERRLRGRGSDAPEVIERRLHNSREEIAHAHEFDYIVVNDGFDDALGDLQAIVRAVRHRGPLQWKRHEALIAELLA
- a CDS encoding ChrR family anti-sigma-E factor; this translates as MKPAHHLDPATVVAFAAGALSEAMAVVAATHLAGCSHCHEQVRDAERIGGVLVEQQQPDGAGAARREKLRAAMLERLDETPVEAPGLAPALPAAPDPDRLPAPLHPYFGTSFGALKWRWMAPGVHCIRSAGTGGGQLFMLRITPGRSMPLHSHGRGELTQVLRGAYDDVLGHFGPGDVADLDSEVMHQPVTAAGVPCICVAALDAPLRFPGWLARRLQPLVGL
- a CDS encoding MlaA family lipoprotein — translated: MLSLPRLSPSRLLPLVALALLAGCTIAKPRTDDPLEKFNRKVYAFNDAVDKAVIRPVAVGYRKVTNPPVRRSVSDFFTNIRMPITVANDLLQARPKQALQSTGRFLVNLTLGLGGFFDPASQLGIPLEDNDFGVTLARWGVPDGDYLVLPLIGPTTVRDVWRMPVDSYFFDPLSIYARTHDYKYGQQYLPQMMYLVTLRSRGIDAESFLESAYDPYVFMRDAYRQRRLYQIYDGNPPAEIIQQMQGLNDDDFDPEQLLDEQHRWENRHPNDDQKQ